Proteins found in one Zea mays cultivar B73 chromosome 1, Zm-B73-REFERENCE-NAM-5.0, whole genome shotgun sequence genomic segment:
- the LOC103645580 gene encoding glutamate receptor 3.1 has protein sequence MRIAFLVLLVLSLFLLPNGIGKSLAARPSVVNIRSILQLNSTTGGVSDVAIRAAVEDINLDPTVLNGTTLQVQTRDTNCNDGFLGMVQALQFMETDVIAIIRPQCSPIAHIISYVANELQVPLMSFASDATLSSIQFPFFVRTMPSDLYQMAAVAAVIDYYQWKIVTAIYVDDDYGRNGIAALDDELTARRCKISFKIGFRSNAKKSDLLNLLVTVSNMESRVIILHTGSEPGLKLLSLANGLKMMGNSYVWIATDWLFAYLDANSSVSAETINAMQGVLTIRPHTPKSKVKSNLVSKWSSLSKKYYHSDLRTSAYGFYVYDSVWTVARALDAFFEDGGRISFTNDSRLRDETRGTLHLEAMSVFDMGNKLLNKIRNVNFTGVSGQVQFNAQFELIHPAYDIISIIGNGMRIIGFWSNYTRLLSTVLPEDLYSKPPNTSLANQQLYDVIWPGETAQRPRGWAFPSNAKELKISVPNRFSFKDFVSKDNATGSMKGYCIDVFTQALALLPYPVTYRFIPFGNGTENPHYSQLVQMVVDNDFDAVIGDIVITMSRTKAIDFTQPFIESGLIQMDTPSGVKGSIPACIKFSVKVPGEIPYNGIYYDPPEEVI, from the exons ATGAGGATAGCTTTTCTCGTGCTGTTGGTTCTCTCCCTGTTTCTCCTCCCTAATGGGATCGGCAAAAGCTTAGCCGCAAGGCCTTCGGTCGTGAATATTAGGTCGATTCTTCAGTTGAACTCCACCACTGGAGGTGTTTCAGATGTTGCCATCCGTGCAGCAGTGGAGGATATCAATTTAGACCCCACAGTTCTAAATGGGACAACGTTACAAGTTCAGACGAGGGATACAAACTGCAACGACGGTTTTCTTGGCATGGTTCAAG CTTTGCAGTTCATGGAGACTGATGTTATTGCGATCATTAGGCCACAATGCTCTCCTATTGCACATATCATTTCGTATGTCGCAAATGAGCTCCAAGTTCCTTTGATGTCCTTTGCATCGGATGCAACTCTGTCATCAATCCAGTTCCCGTTCTTCGTGCGGACTATGCCCAGCGATCTCTACCAAATGGCAGCTGTGGCGGCAGTTATTGATTACTACCAATGGAAGATAGTCACTGCCATATACGTTGATGATGATTATGGCCGAAACGGCATTGCTGCTTTGGATGATGAACTTACTGCAAGACGCTGCAAAATTTCATTCAAGATTGGGTTCCGTTCCAATGCTAAAAAAAGTGATCTTCTGAATCTATTGGTTACTGTTAGCAATATGGAGTCTCGTGTTATTATTCTCCATACTGGTTCGGAACCTGGACTCAAGCTTCTGTCACTTGCTAATGGACTAAAGATGATGGGCAACAGCTATGTATGGATTGCTACTGATTGGCTTTTTGCTTATCTTGATGCTAATTCATCGGTATCTGCTGAAACTATAAATGCCATGCAAGGTGTTCTGACTATACGTCCACACAcccctaaatcaaaggtgaagagtAATCTGGTGTCCAAGTGGAGCAGCTTAAGCAAGAAATACTACCACAGCGATCTCCGCACCAGTGCTTACGGTTTTTATGTTTATGATAGTGTGTGGACTGTAGCTCGGGCCCTAGATGCCTTCTTTGAAGATGGTGGGAGGATTTCCTTTACAAATGACTCAAGGTTGCGTGACGAAACCAGGGGAACTCTTCACCTTGAAGCCATGAGTGTTTTTGACATGGGAAACAAATTACTGAATAAGATTAGAAATGTGAACTTCACTGGGGTGTCTGGCCAAGTGCAATTTAATGCTCAGTTTGAACTCATTCATCCTGCCTATGATATCATAAGCATAATTGGCAATGGCATGCGGATCATTGGTTTTTGGTCAAACTATACAAGATTGCTATCAACCGTCCTTCCCGAAGACCTATATTCGAAGCCTCCTAATACTTCGCTTGCCAATCAACAACTCTATGATGTCATTTGGCCTGGTGAGACTGCGCAGAGGCCTCGAGGTTGGGCTTTTCCTTCCAATGCCAAGGAGTTGAAAATTAGTGTCCCTAACAGATTTAGCTTTAAAGACTTTGTTAGCAAAGATAATGCTACTGGGTCAATGAAGGGCTATTGCATCGATGTCTTCACTCAAGCATTGGCATTGCTTCCTTATCCAGTTACATACAGGTTTATACCTTTTGGCAATGGTACTGAAAACCCTCATTATAGCCAACTTGTGCAGATGGTTGTTGACAAT GATTTTGATGCAGTAATAGGGGATATCGTAATTACAATGAGCCGAACTAAAGCTATTGATTTCACCCAGCCCTTCATTGAGTCAGGCCTG